The Oryzihumus leptocrescens sequence ATCGTCGCCGGGCTGCTGCCGGACATCTCGTCCGACCTGCATGTCTCGCTGTCCGCCGCCGGGCTGCTCGTCAGCGGGTACGCGGCCGGCGTCGCCGTCGGCGCTCCCCTGCTGACCGCGCTCACCGGCCGGCTGGACCGCAAGCACCTGCTCCTCGGCCTCATGGTCATCTTCATCGTGGGCAACCTCGTCGGGGCCATCGCCCCGAGCTACGGGGTCCTGATGACGGCGCGCGTCATCGCCGCCTTCGCCCACGGCACCTTCTTCGCGGTCGGCTCGATCGTCGCCACCCAGGTGGTGCCCCCGGGCAAGGGTGCGGCCGCCATCGCCACGATGTTCACCGGGCTGACCTTCGCCAACGTCATCGGCGTGCCCGCGGGGACCGTCATCGGCCACCAGCTCGGCTGGCGCGCGACGTTCTGGGTCATCACGGCGCTCGGCGTCCTCGGCGCCGCCCTCATCGCCGTCCTCGTGCCGTCCCTGAAGGTCCAGGACCCGCCCAGCCTGCGCCAGGAGGTCGGGGTGCTGCGCCGCCCGCAGGTCCTGCTGGCCCTCGCGATGACGCTGTTCGGCTACGGCGGCATCTTCGTCGCCTTCACCTACATCGCCCCGATCCTGGAGCAGATCACCGGGTTCTCGCAGTCCATGGTGACGGTGCTGCTCGTCCTCTTCGGCCTCGGCCTGTTCGTCGGCAACACGCTCGGCGG is a genomic window containing:
- a CDS encoding MFS transporter, translated to MSTQLAEPATRAAETNRTSSRRPPAALVALMIGAFGIGMTEFIVAGLLPDISSDLHVSLSAAGLLVSGYAAGVAVGAPLLTALTGRLDRKHLLLGLMVIFIVGNLVGAIAPSYGVLMTARVIAAFAHGTFFAVGSIVATQVVPPGKGAAAIATMFTGLTFANVIGVPAGTVIGHQLGWRATFWVITALGVLGAALIAVLVPSLKVQDPPSLRQEVGVLRRPQVLLALAMTLFGYGGIFVAFTYIAPILEQITGFSQSMVTVLLVLFGLGLFVGNTLGGKLADRHVMRALMGILTALAAVLAVLSVTAHNQVAAAVTVFLLGAAGFGTVPGLQLRVMDKAEGAPNVASALNIGAFNLGIAGGAFLGGVVVDSPLGLGATPWVGALVTLVGLALAAVSARMDRTRHA